The proteins below are encoded in one region of Plasmodium relictum strain SGS1 genome assembly, chromosome: 5:
- a CDS encoding zinc finger protein, putative, whose amino-acid sequence MVIKKNINEENEKTLYTKINALKRKNVKKRYAKINLEINNLNNSNNKNKINNIENDEIRWNNLNNESNINYENNDNKTKMESNANTDLYIHEKDNWVQCDLCEKWRKLPSNVNMESLPKVWYCNLNNDEKYNSCDIEEEVVTYNYDCNKNNPPNIINSTDSNHNIQSYNAENNNNYYYSEESNEKKLTNFSNLDVYNFNFTSKSEKSQPKNNTYLENDKNISYNEYHDYKSNNDLNKFPNKEKINENNNFLNSDQYISHFNNNCSTKNAENEEKKRKKKKNNNDMDILLQKKKKKKGTERKNRNFLKKNFKKEENRNYLGINNINYYSDTIFNNNTQYNVQDVYRNCNNIKELEEKNQKNIISDDDILHKEQNSYFNVYTKKKNDIYIYEKSNSDGGIYEKKRGGDIIKYKQYLSDTNIKSYIRRCINDKKANNPLSFYSYKHYMKYSKLHKKTDKQINEKKSKKDDDNYNLNIKSENIWNNDFLKNKLLENNMIMSKIYSDLRKNQNNNENYDYNDNNFVDKRDTINNTENNNMNNKCSVNNNNAVNSSTVNNVVNWVQCELCKKWRKLDYHININLLPDKWYCFLNFWSSYNNCDMEEEIYVEENIILENTENKNLQNIESKSSHSYNLINQKKEKNIVKDFLNNITKNPNKNSNDTKLKVNKNNKNINNNDNSSKIYDSSIFISNNGNKSFSIKDISYINGYENSGYNNYTLSDSILNDDTLNENLLSFKENESHNLSVNLLYNQPKNNYISPINYENNQLLYHYYENNEEICNNKDIVNHKKKWNKNETSFNNFSVSTSTSHEKSFLSNSLNISKNSSSDKVYKNKYIKENNDNLLEKEISNKNISVQEDNNYWDILKNSKLCYYLNHENYYKMFHTLPKLNYNFSDNDSKILIGSNSKNINFFENNSCCSSTFVEVKRYNSFNLNNINISENIKEKNYLSDSFLIKKAHKKKKFISHNCEYVDKKNELAEHLNYVYKNMHNDIKFPCLGDGEDENEDGYNDADDNNSNSNLRSPLLELDGKSKNQTKKKKMENENEIKTSYIYNFVRDIPNLENKKIDNLENNFNYVNNFNNLNTSFISYKDDINNDNNCEEENFNNNNENSNICDILFSRMKSEKYKGTIINEKVNNELFYNKTNSYEIHNNYNSSNKDLLLHDKVSEINYENEDDKYKESNITFNNNFLDNRDKSVNNEDNDKIISNYLCYNNNEKIESKLNFSISNDDTKCIRSNASTFKYIHNLKEQQEDESFFHTNNFNKESNVLSKSLDHSNLYSSLFSQENFQELIENYDLNNRKNRKKTYSSRSLSNFNPNDLNYSFMNNDINTQKNISNDKSNLNSYNIQLSENNYNNNTDNNNEYNNNNNIKLKKENLNFLKNNFDKLLIEDFIKIKSYLNGKNNNNDFNNSSNDSFDKIMKTFPVKEINDKNNKKNNQFTLQKSALKYSLLLNKNDTKNETTFKKNTKNNSHSNKKNYENKIKNLKTHSENSKNINNGNLPSNEKKNLDKENKKGQKDYNEYITFNMNFNENKNNMKELIKNRINQLNTSSKGNTNNIENKDEKCENGKIRMTILNAKHSKKHILSNRIIIYSKGVSLAYNVDEINKKSIFFYNNEENNNKCKKSHDDINKDIQNEIESNIYFNYANNINFNENDNNNSNKIKKIGTTVFNYDFKKMINEISVFNDNLKYQIPQLKYKFKKYINIQDEKKKIICMNKEKEEYRKIYTNTIDDSFALGNNNGEKYKKTDKKKSKLRNTIDDKFHNNELDFQDQSFIVNKYKKEINELTENVKDLKKNKVRHSKCYLNNIDTNIIKNDDELINYCNNNNFLNGNINTSDKDKQIKEFSHMKQNLNESIKRTYKKMKDNIEKLKSSLNVYEVKKNNKLYKENKKKTKTLTENMVINKKKEIRSKKTLKKKKKKKKNSISSSKNMERNEINNQSILNEDYSRKRLKNEKRNKKMILYKENKRIKTKILNDEQSKEKKTENVTVDEEKENINEKIKKKKIKEKIFDSEKVNKQNINVINEYNQVINANESNQIIKKMDELKDNFIISNFTTMKKKEGDICNKMEIEEGNINFNENGNISKIKMSKCMKNGQKNSKDYSKGNSENSNFSHMLKKKRKKIERNEIYEKDEKNENDKQDESIKNTFNDKLGNLKKEEIEKNEREINKNSPQHYQDNSNMKFYSNKNKLDHINNDENEVNNKVNYDTYENNNDMKSVSETKERNFMDISERDNTHNSKELRDIFNKSILKKKKIYKLITRETLSDMDINDIYDISSYKNIILNECDVKVNEMKISDNAYKKNKKQKKIDETYYSDSFYYIQGNNLKKSKKDISNKSVYNFFKDLRKKSSLKIGIEEKERKKDLSKKELKHKLMKNNDYHLLEKEKKNKHNLFNSNLYIRKESYEKKEKYKNNSIDNVKIKNEKRSTSKNYEKDYYIKDYIDKKNVKSEKDYKKNESDINEYFEDKRNNNKNMYKNDKFYKNVYNKEENNKYKTDMRYSHSNEEEKKNYKLKNYKIYEYTNMSKYEDGNLSNRKTKNVDKNYSFNDIDYKRNHKSNESNTYHAYKSKVNYLNEKKFKNHNLEEQNDYDHRYYKKYKYYDYKENKNEYTKRKYSNLSYHNKTYFKDDKNVSGDKSIIKERGINISEKSKRFKLDNVEDDDKYESDRKYKEKHNKYKNDDKYEDKYYIKYNKFSNKYDYVNKHDKYDNKYSMYESKYENKYNKNENKYKNESKYDKRENKYYKYESRYDKYENKHYYKNEEKHGTKNDKNFENKYISKNVLKNDKINIKNIKDDTNNDTIKDYKSENPNDRNKKDDSTCKNNKDKKEKNMLNESNNSEKTKEITLNGNNDENKRNYEDEKLHINDDNSVNKVECVPKNDKIENYNLKNNKHDKKNLSSDSEKKNFDFNKTYEKSNCDFNFKYEKNNPEKKIDMKSRNKENDYKYWGDNHDEDIHYKNKYKDSFENEEKYINYNYNKKNDNFHIYPNRKLINKNYKNYYSNRSNQNREDINKKIKNDNYTNVKNFKHINSMHLKKKDQMLFKKSYKIQNKYLHDSNYIQDLNKYENSYKKKNHFFSND is encoded by the exons AtggtaataaaaaaaaatataaatgaagaaaatgaaaaaactttatatacaaaaattaatgCCTTAAAGAGAAAGAATGTTAAAAAGAGATATgctaaaataaatttagaaataaataatttgaataattcaaataataagaataaaataaataatattgaaaatgatgaaattagatggaataatttaaataatgaaagtaatataaattatgaaaataatgataataaaacaaaaatggaAAGTAATGCTAATACagatttatatattcatgaAAAAGATAATTGGGTACAATGTGATTTATGTGAGAAATGGAGAAAGTTACCCTCAAATGTTAATATGGAAAGCTTACCAAAGGTTTGGTATTGTAATTTgaataatgatgaaaaatataattcttgTGATATAGAAGAAGAAGTTGTTACTTATAATTATgattgtaataaaaataatccaccaaatattataaatagtaCTGATTCTAATCATAATATTCAATCATATAACgcagaaaataataataattattattattcagaagaatcaaatgaaaaaaaattgactaatttttctaatttagatgtttataattttaattttacaagTAAATCTGAAAAGAGTCAgccaaaaaataatacttatTTAGAAAATGATAAGAACATTTCTTATAACGAATATCATGattataaaagtaataatgatttaaataaatttccaaacaaagaaaaaataaatgaaaataataattttttaaatagtgATCAGTATATTTCTcactttaataataattgttCAACAAAAAATgcagaaaatgaagaaaaaaaaagaaaaaaaaaaaaaaacaataatgaTATGGATATACTActacaaaagaaaaaaaaaaaaaaaggaactgaaagaaaaaatagaaattttttaaaaaaaaattttaagaaagaagaaaatagaaattatctaggtataaataatataaattattattcagatactatttttaataataatactcaATATAATGTGCAAGATGTATATAGAAAttgtaataatataaaagaattagaagaaaaaaatcaaaaaaatattattagtgATGATGATATATTACATAAAGAACAAAACAGTTATTTTAATGtatatacaaaaaagaaaaatgatatatatatatatgaaaaaagcaATAGTGATGGAggtatatatgaaaaaaaaaggggtggtgatataattaaatataaacaatACTTAAGTgatacaaatataaaaagttatataaGAAGATGTATCAATGATAAAAAGGCAAATAATCCACTATCATTTTATTCGTATAAGCATTATATGAAATATAGCAAGTTGCATAAAAAAACagataaacaaataaatgaaaaaaaaagtaaaaaa gATGATGATaactataatttaaatataaaaagtgaaaatatttggaataatgattttttaaaaaataagttattagaaaataatatgatTATGTCGAAAATATATTCtgatttaagaaaaaatcagaacaataatgaaaattatgatTACAACGATAATAATTTTGTTGATAAGAGAGATACAATTAATAATactgaaaataataatatgaataacaAATGTTctgttaataataataatgcaGTAAATAGTAGTACTGTTAATAACGTAGTAAATTGGGTTCAATGTGAGCTTTGTAAAAAATGGAGAAAATTAGATTatcatattaatattaatttattaccTGATAAGTGGTATtgttttttaaacttttgGAGCTCTTATAATAACTGCGATATGGAAGAAGAGATATACGTAGAAGAAAATATCATTTTAGAAAAtacagaaaataaaaatttgcaAAATATAGAAAGTAAAAGCTCACATTCTTATAATTTGATTAAtcaaaaaaaggaaaaaaatattgtaaaagattttttaaataatattactaaaaatccaaataaaaatagtaatgatacaaaattaaaagtaaataaaaataacaaaaatataaataataatgataattctagtaaaatatatgataGTAGCATTTTCATTTCAAATAATGGAAATAAGAGTTTTTCTATAAAAgatatttcatatataaatgGTTATGAAAATAGTGGCTATAATAACTATACATTAAGTGATAGCATATTAAATGATGATACGTTAAATGAAAActtattatcttttaaagaaaatgaatctCATAATTTATCAGtgaatttattatataatcaaccaaagaataattatatatcaccaataaattatgaaaataatcaattgttatatcattattatgaaaataatgaagaaatttgcaataataaagatatagtcaatcataaaaaaaaatggaataaaaatgaaacatcttttaataatttttcggTTTCTACCTCTACATCACATGAAAAAAGTTTTCTTTCTAATTCCTTGAATATATCTAAAAACTCCTCTTCAGATAAAGTTTAtaagaataagtatataaaaGAGAATAACGACAActtattagaaaaagaaataagcaataaaaatattagtgTTCAAgaagataataattattgggatatattaaaaaatagcaaattatgttattatttaaatcatgAGAATTACTATAAGATGTTCCATACTTTACCAAAActgaattataattttagtgATAATGatagtaaaattttaataggtagtaattcaaaaaatataaatttttttgaaaataattcttGTTGTTCAAGTACTTTTGTTGAAgtaaaaagatataattcatttaatttgaataatataaatatttctgaaaatattaaagaaaaaaattatttatcagatagctttttaataaaaaaagcgcacaaaaaaaaaaaatttattagcCATAATTGTGAATATGTTGAtaagaaaaatgaattagCAGAACATTTGAATtatgtttataaaaatatgcataatgatataaaatttcCTTGTCTTGGTGATGGTGAggatgaaaatgaagatggATACAATGATGCTGATGATAATAATAGCAATTCTAATTTACGAAGTCCACTCCTAGAATTAGATGGGAAAAGTAAAAATcaaactaaaaaaaagaaaatggaaaatgaaaatgaaattaaaacctcatatatatataattttgtgAGAGATATCcctaatttagaaaataaaaaaatagacaatttagaaaataactttaattatgtgaataattttaataatttaaatacttCGTTTATTAGTTATAAGgatgatattaataatgataataattgtgaagaagaaaatttcaataataataatgaaaatagtaatatttGTGATATATTATTTAGTAGGATGAAaagtgaaaaatataaaggtactattattaatgaaaagGTAAATAATGaactattttataataagaCAAATAGTTATGAAattcataataattataatagtaGTAATAAAGATTTATTATTACATGACAAAGTAAGTGAgattaattatgaaaatgaagatgatAAGTATAAAGAAAGTAATATtacatttaataataattttcttgATAACAGAGATAAAAGTgtaaataatgaagataatgacaaaataatttcaaattatttatgttataataataatgaaaaaatagaaagtaaattaaatttttctatttcaaaTGATGATACAAAATGTATTCGATCAAATGCTTCaacttttaaatatattcacAATTTAAAAGAACAACAAGAAGATGAAAGTTTTTTTCATactaataattttaacaaGGAATCAAATGTTTTAAGTAAGTCATTAGATCATTCAAATTTGTATTCCAGTTTATTCTCTCAAGAAAACTTTCAAgaattaatagaaaattatgatttaaataatagaaaaaatagaaaaaaaacatatagtAGTAGATCGTTAAGCAATTTTAATCCTAATGATCTTAATTATAGTTTCATGAATAACGATATAAatacacaaaaaaatatttcaaatgaTAAAAGTAACTTGAACAGTTACAATATACAATTAtcagaaaataattataataataatactgataataataatgaatataataataataataatataaaattaaaaaaagaaaacctgaactttttaaaaaataattttgataaattaCTAATAGaagattttattaaaataaaaagttatttaaatggaaaaaataataataatgattttaataattcttctAATGATTCATttgataaaataatgaaaacatTTCCAGTGAAGGaaattaatgataaaaataataaaaaaaataaccaATTCACTCTACAAAAAAGTGCTTTAAAATACTCGttacttttaaataaaaatgatacaaAAAATGAGACTACTTTTAAAAAGAacacaaaaaataattcacatagtaataaaaaaaattatgaaaataaaattaaaaacttGAAAACACACAGTGagaattcaaaaaatattaacaatGGAAATTTACCaagtaatgaaaaaaaaaatttagataaggaaaataaaaaagggcAAAAGGATTACAATGaatatataacatttaatatgaattttaacgaaaataaaaataatatgaaagaattaattaaaaatagaattaatCAATTAAATACAAGCTCTAAAGgaaatacaaataatatagaaaataaggATGAAAAATGCGAAAATGGTAAAATAAGGATGACTATATTAAATGCAAAGCACtcaaaaaaacatatattaaGTAACcgcataattatttattccaAAGGGGTATCTTTAGCTTATAATGttgatgaaataaataagaaaagtatttttttttataataatgaagaaaacaataataaatGCAAAAAGAGTCATGatgatattaataaagatatCCAGAATGAAATAGaaagtaatatatattttaattatgcaaataatattaattttaatgaaaatgataacaataattctaataaaataaaaaaaataggtaCTACTGTTTTTAATTacgattttaaaaaaatgattaatgaaataagcgtatttaatgataatttaaaatatcagATACctcaattaaaatataaatttaaaaaatacattaatatacaagatgaaaaaaaaaaaattatatgtatgaataaagaaaaagaagagtATAGAAAAATTTACACAAATACAATAGATGATTCATTTGCTTTAGGAAATAATAATGgagaaaaatacaaaaaaactgacaaaaaaaaatccaAATTAAGAAATACAATTGATGATAAATTTCATAATAATGAATTAGATTTTCAAGATCAATCATTTattgtaaataaatataaaaaagaaattaatgaaCTAACAGAAAATgtaaaagatttaaaaaaaaacaaagtaAGACACAGTAAatgttatttaaataatatagataccaatattattaaaaatgatgatgaacttattaattattgcaataataacaattttcTTAATGGTAATATCAACACATCAGACAAAGATAAACAAATAAAGGAGTTTAGTCATATGaaacaaaatttaaatgaaagtaTCAAAAGAACATACAAGAAAATGAAAGATAATATAGAGAAATTAAAATCTTCTTTAAATGTTtatgaagtaaaaaaaaataataaattgtacaaggaaaataaaaaaaaaactaaaacaCTGACGGAAAATATGGTTATTAATAAGAAGAAAGAAATTAGATCAAAgaaaactttaaaaaaaaaaaagaaaaaaaaaaaaaattctattaGTTCGTCAAAAAATATGGAAAggaatgaaataaataaccAATCCATTTTAAATGAGGATTATTCTagaaaaagattaaaaaatgaaaaaagaaacaaaaagatgattctttataaagaaaataaaagaataaaaacaAAGATACTGAATGATGAGCAGTCTAAAGAGAAAAAGACAGAAAATGTAACGGttgatgaagaaaaagaaaatattaatgaaaaaataaaaaagaaaaaaataaaagaaaaaatatttgattcagaaaaagtaaataagcaaaatattaatgtaataaatgaatataatcaAGTTATAAATGCAAATGAATCAAatcaaattataaaaaaaatggatgagctaaaagataattttattatctcTAATTTTACCactatgaaaaaaaaagaaggtGATATCTGTAATAAAATGGAAATAGAAGAaggaaatataaattttaatgaaaatggtAATAtcagtaaaattaaaatgagcAAATGCATGAAGAATGGGCAGAAAAATAGTAAAGATTACTCTAAAGGAAATAGTGAAAATTCAAATTTTTCTCATatgttgaaaaaaaaaagaaaaaaaattgaaagaaatgaaatttatgagaaagatgaaaaaaatgaaaatgataaacaAGATgaatcaataaaaaatactttcAACGATAAATTAGGAAATTTGAAGAAAgaagaaattgaaaaaaacgAAAgggaaataaataaaaattctccTCAGCATTATCAAGATAATTCTAATATGAAATTTTacagtaataaaaataaattggaccatataaataatgatgaaaatgaagtTAATAATAAAGTTAATTATGATACTTATGAAAACAATAATGATATGAAGAGTGTATCGGAAAcaaaagaaagaaattttATGGATATTTCTGAAAGGGATAATACGCATAATTCAAAAGAGTTACgtgatatttttaataaatcaattctgaaaaagaaaaaaatatataaattaataacaaGAGAAACTTTAAGTGATATGGAtattaatgatatatatgatatatcatcatacaaaaatataattttaaatgaatgtGATGTTAAAGTAAATGAGATGAAAATTTCCGATaatgcatataaaaaaaataaaaagcaaaaaaaaatagatgaaaCTTATTATAGtgattctttttattatatacaaggaaataatttaaaaaaaagtaagaaAGATATTAGCAATAAAAGtgtgtataattttttcaagGACTTAAGGAAAAAATCATCTTTAAAAATAGGtattgaagaaaaagaaagaaaaaaagatttatctAAAAAAGAATTGAAACATAAACTcatgaaaaataatgattatcACCTACTTGAGAAggagaaaaaaaacaaacataatttatttaattccaATTTATACATTAGAAAAGAAAGTTatgagaaaaaagaaaaatacaaaaacaaTAGTATAGATaatgttaaaataaaaaatgagaaaagaAGCAcaagtaaaaattatgaaaaagatTACTACATTAAAGACTacatagataaaaaaaatgttaagtCAGAAAAAGATTAcaagaaaaatgaaagtgATATAAATGAATACTTTGAGGACAagagaaataataataaaaatatgtataagaacgataaattttacaaaaatgtgtataataaagaagaaaataataaatataaaacagATATGAGATATAGTCATagtaatgaagaagaaaaaaaaaattataaattaaaaaattataaaatttatgaatataCGAATATGTCTAAATATGAAGATGGCAATTTGTCAAATCGTAAAACCAAAAATgttgataaaaattattcatttaatGATATCGATTATAAGAGGAACCATAAGAGTAATGAAAGCAACACATATCACGCATATAAGTCAAAagttaattatttaaatgagaAGAAATTCAAAAATCATAATTTAGAAGAACAAAATGATTATGATCAtagatattataaaaaatataagtattatgattataaagaaaataaaaatgagtaTACTAAGAGAAAATATAGTAATTTGTCATATCataataaaacatatttCAAAGATGATAAAAACGTAAGCGGAGACAAaagtataataaaagaaCGAGGAATAAATATTTCTGAAAAATCGAAAAGATTTAAACTTGATAATGTTGAAGACGATGATAAATATGAAAGtgatagaaaatataaagaaaaacataacaaatataaaaatgatgataaaTATGAAGATAAGTATTACAttaaatataacaaattTAGTAATAAGTATGATTATGTAAATAAACACGATAAATATGATAACAAATATAGCATGTATGAAtcaaaatatgaaaataagtataataaaaatgaaaataaatacaaaaatgaaAGTAAGTATGATAAACGAGAAAATAAATACTACAAATATGAAAGTAGATatgataaatatgaaaataaacattattataaaaatgaagaaaaacaTGGAACCAagaatgataaaaattttgaaaacaaatatatttcGAAAAacgttttaaaaaatgacaagattaatataaaaaatataaaggatGATACAAATAATGATACAATAAAAGATTATAAAAGTGAAAATCCAAATGATcgtaataaaaaagatgacAGTACTtgcaaaaataataaagataaaaaagaaaaaaatatgctgaatgaaagtaataatagtgaaaaaacaaaagaaattACTTTGAATGgtaataatgatgaaaataaaagaaattatgaAGACGAGAAGTTGCATATTAACGATGATAATAGTGTTAATAAGGTGGAATGTGTTcctaaaaatgataaaatagaaaattataatttaaaaaataacaagcatgataaaaaaaatcttaGTAGTGattctgaaaaaaaaaattttgattttaataaaacataCGAAAAATCAAATTGTGATTTCAATTTTAAGTACGAAAAAAATAATCCTGAAAAAAAGATAGATATGAAAAGTcgtaataaagaaaatgattaTAAATACTGGGGAGATAATCATGATGAAGATattcattataaaaataagtataaagATAGttttgaaaatgaagaaaaatatattaactataattataataaaaaaaatgataatttcCATATTTATCCTAATAGAAaacttataaataaaaattataaaaattattattccaACAGAAGTAATCAGAATAGAGAagatataaacaaaaaaataaaaaatgataattatacaaatgtaaaaaattttaagcaTATTAACAGTatgcatttaaaaaaaaaagatcaaatgctttttaaaaaaagttataaaattcaaaataaatatttacatgATAGTAATTATATACaagatttaaataaatatgaaaattcttataaaaaaaaaaatcattttttttcaaacgATTAA
- the RIO2 gene encoding serine/threonine protein kinase RIO2, putative: MKLDISCFSFLSKNEYRVLTAIEMGMKNHEYLPVSLIATIANLRKEGITNVLKKLLKNKLISHQNKKYDGYKLTYLGYDFLALRTFLKRGILKSIGNQIGVGKESDIYICKDVNENLLCLKIHRLGRISFRTIKNNRDYYGKKTFRNWLYLSRIAATKEYAYLKALYENDFPVPKPYDINRHMIIMSYVNGYPLSHVKLNNPFKVIDFLINTIVKFAKADIIHGDFNEFNILIDDYENVTVIDFPQIVSLHHENAKMYFERDLKCIINHFFKKYKIKIVEYPIYEDVISLNNDKLIIDENHLSKNEDKMLLEILQNDKSDYDSDYSNISNKSNINEVVYSEEADEINTPYSNKEIDKCNKEETEVKENNEKEDKKENTENIKKANKEIDQNNTIFYDSHETLGNNFKDAYTNDENKKNQNSKLEKREDTIENIIKGDFENEEIMEMVNKESKKKEGKTENKIITDEKEIIINDKSYEIYESYENEENYENEENYENEESYENEESYENEESYENEESYENEESYENEDSKKKNDEIKENSLDSMEKKSYQNEIKINDKMEQSKNCNSSNNSISYNDIISLSTNESNESNTTEYSSCASNGNFSEDNTKKLSDTWKPHLKKYTKEYVKNKLKYMYRKKKNKEKYKENLKTKNKKKIMEKIKNYL; the protein is encoded by the coding sequence ATGAAGTTAGATATATCATGTTTTAGTTTTTTATCGAAAAATGAGTATCGAGTTTTGACGGCAATTGAGATGGGAATGAAAAATCATGAGTATTTGCCAGTTTCATTAATAGCAACTATAGCTAATTTGAGAAAAGAAGGAATAacaaatgttttaaaaaaattattaaaaaataagttaataagtcatcaaaataaaaaatatgatggATATAAATTGACATATTTAGGATATGATTTTCTAGCTCTTagaacttttttaaaaagaggAATACTAAAAAGTATAGGTAATCAAATAGGGGTTGGAAAAGAAtcagatatatatatttgcaaagatgtaaatgaaaatttattatgtTTAAAAATTCATAGATTAGGTAGGATTTCCTTTAGAACTATTAAGAATAATAGGGATTATTATGGAAAAAAAACTTTCAGAAATTGGTTATATTTATCAAGAATTGCAGCAACTAAAGAATATGCTTATTTAAAAGCATTATATGAAAATGATTTTCCAGTACCGAAACCTTATGATATCAATAGGCATATGATAATAATGTCATATGTCAATGGTTATCCTCTATCTCATGTTAAATTAAACAATCCTTTTAAAGTTAtagattttttaataaatacaaTTGTAAAATTTGCAAAAGCAGATATTATTCACGGTGATTTTAATGAattcaatattttaattGATGACTACGAAAATGTTACTGTTATTGATTTTCCGCAAATTGTTTCATTACATCATGAAAATGCTAAGATGTATTTTGAAAGAGATCTTAAGTGCATTATTAaccatttttttaaaaaatataagattaAAATTGTAGAATATCCTATATATGAAGATgttatttcattaaataatgataaattaataatagatGAAAATcatttatcaaaaaatgaagataaaatGCTTTTAGAAATTTTACAAAATGATAAATCAGATTATGATTCTGATTATTCAAACATATCTAACAAATCAAATATTAATGAGGTAGTATATTCAGAAGAAGCTGATGAAATAAATACTCCATATAGTAATAAGGAGATAGATAAATGCAATAAAGAAGAAACTgaagtaaaagaaaataatgaaaaggaagataaaaaagaaaatactgaaaatataaaaaaagcaaataaagaaatagatCAAAATAACACTATATTCTATGATAGTCATGAAACCTTaggaaataattttaaagatGCTTACacaaatgatgaaaataaaaaaaatcaaaattctaaattagaaaaaagagaagatacaatagaaaatattatcAAAGGAGAttttgaaaatgaagaaataatgGAAATGGTAAATAAggaaagtaaaaaaaaggaaggcaaaactgaaaataaaattattactgatgaaaaggaaataattataaatgatAAGAGTTATGAAATTTACGAAAgttatgaaaatgaagaaaattatgaaaatgaagaaaattatgaaaatgaagaaagttatgaaaatgaagaaagttatgaaaatgaagaaagctatgaaaatgaagaaagttatgaaaatgaagaaagttatgaaaatgaagatagtaaaaaaaaaaatgatgaaatcAAAGAAAATTCTCTCGATTCTATGGAAAAAAAGAGTTACCAAAATGagattaaaataaatgataaaatggAACAAtcaaaaaattgtaataGTAGTAATAATAGTATTTCATATAATGATATAATTAGTTTAAGTACAAATGAATCAAATGAAAGTAATACAACAGAATATTCCAGTTGTGCTTCAAATGGCAATTTTTCAGAagataatacaaaaaaactTTCTGACACATGGAAAcctcatttaaaaaaatacacaaaagaatatgttaaaaataaattaaaatatatgtacagaaaaaagaaaaataaagaaaaatacaaagaaaatttgaaaacaaaaaataaaaaaaaaattatggagaaaattaaaaattatttataa